The Mycobacterium paragordonae genome includes a region encoding these proteins:
- a CDS encoding acyl-CoA dehydrogenase family protein: MEFAIDEQQRDFAASIDAALGAADLPAAVRAWSAGDTAPGRKVWEQLTNLGVTALIVPETYDGIDASPVDLVVAMERLGHWCVPGPVTESIAVAPILLADDQRSADLASGELIATVALPPDVPRAVDADSAGLVLLAGEGSVTEGTSGDRHDSVDPGRHLYDVSATGDSWSADTEKAYEFGALATAAQLIGAAGALLSGSVDYAKQRTQFGRVIGSYQAIKHKLADVHIAIELARPLVYGAAVTLQPRDVSAAKVAAGEAALLAARSALQTHGAIGFTQEHDLSLLLLRVQALRSAWGTTESHRRRVLEALT, encoded by the coding sequence ATGGAATTCGCAATCGACGAACAGCAACGCGATTTCGCGGCCAGCATCGACGCCGCCCTGGGCGCCGCCGATCTCCCGGCCGCCGTGCGCGCCTGGTCCGCGGGCGACACCGCACCCGGCCGCAAAGTGTGGGAGCAACTAACTAACCTCGGTGTCACCGCACTGATCGTTCCGGAGACCTACGACGGTATCGACGCCTCCCCGGTCGATCTGGTCGTCGCGATGGAGCGACTCGGGCACTGGTGTGTGCCGGGCCCGGTCACCGAATCCATTGCCGTGGCCCCGATTCTGCTCGCAGATGATCAACGGAGCGCCGACCTGGCGTCCGGTGAACTGATTGCCACCGTCGCGCTGCCGCCGGACGTGCCGCGCGCCGTCGATGCGGACAGCGCCGGACTGGTGCTGCTGGCCGGCGAGGGCAGCGTGACCGAAGGGACATCCGGCGACCGTCACGACTCCGTCGACCCCGGTCGCCACCTCTACGACGTCAGCGCCACCGGCGACTCGTGGTCAGCGGATACCGAAAAAGCCTACGAATTCGGCGCCTTGGCCACCGCGGCCCAACTGATCGGCGCGGCCGGGGCACTGCTGTCCGGCAGCGTCGACTACGCGAAACAACGCACGCAGTTCGGCCGGGTGATCGGCTCGTACCAGGCGATCAAGCACAAGCTTGCCGACGTCCACATCGCGATCGAACTGGCCCGGCCGCTGGTGTACGGCGCCGCCGTGACACTGCAACCGCGCGATGTCAGTGCGGCCAAGGTCGCCGCGGGTGAGGCCGCACTGCTGGCGGCGCGCTCGGCACTGCAGACCCACGGCGCCATCGGCTTCACCCAGGAGCACGATCTGTCGCTGTTGCTGCTGCGGGTGCAGGCACTGCGATCCGCCTGGGGCACAACGGAATCGCACCGACGTCGAGTATTGGAGGCGCTGACATGA
- the ipdE2 gene encoding acyl-CoA dehydrogenase IpdE2, which yields MTTSDEREMLRETVAALVAKHAGPAAVRAAIESERGYDESLWQLLCEQVGAAALVVPEELGGAGGELADAATVLQELGRALVPSPLLGTTLAELALLAGTEPDADALAALAEGSSIGALVLDPDYVVNGDIADVVVAAADGQLTRWTRFSAQPMTTMDLTRRLAKLEPEDTKPLGPPPQDPGLADIAAILLAAEQIGAAERCLDLTVEYAKSRVQFGRPIGSFQALKHRMADLYVVVSAARAVVDEACAAPGPAIAATARLAATEALNLVTAEGIQLHGGIAITWEHDMHLYFKRAHGSAQLLDSPRQLLNRLESEVISTQ from the coding sequence ATGACCACCTCCGACGAACGGGAGATGCTGCGCGAAACCGTGGCAGCTCTGGTGGCCAAGCACGCCGGACCGGCAGCGGTGCGCGCCGCGATCGAGTCCGAGCGCGGATACGACGAGTCACTGTGGCAACTGTTGTGCGAGCAGGTCGGCGCGGCGGCGCTGGTGGTCCCCGAGGAATTGGGCGGGGCCGGGGGTGAACTGGCCGATGCCGCAACCGTTTTGCAGGAACTCGGACGCGCATTGGTGCCCTCTCCCCTGCTGGGCACCACGCTCGCCGAACTGGCATTGCTCGCCGGCACCGAACCCGACGCGGACGCGCTGGCCGCTCTGGCCGAGGGCAGTTCCATCGGGGCCCTGGTGCTGGACCCTGATTACGTGGTCAACGGCGACATCGCCGACGTCGTGGTCGCCGCCGCCGACGGTCAGCTCACCCGATGGACCCGGTTCAGCGCTCAACCCATGACGACGATGGATCTCACCCGCAGGCTGGCCAAACTCGAGCCCGAAGACACCAAGCCGCTGGGCCCGCCCCCCCAGGATCCGGGGCTGGCCGACATCGCGGCAATCCTGTTGGCCGCCGAACAGATCGGCGCCGCGGAGCGCTGCCTGGACCTCACCGTCGAGTACGCCAAGAGCCGCGTGCAATTCGGCCGTCCCATCGGCAGCTTCCAGGCGCTCAAGCACCGGATGGCCGACCTCTACGTCGTGGTCTCAGCGGCCCGCGCCGTCGTCGACGAAGCCTGCGCCGCACCGGGTCCCGCCATCGCCGCGACCGCGCGGCTGGCGGCTACCGAAGCGCTGAATCTCGTTACGGCCGAGGGTATCCAGTTGCACGGTGGCATCGCGATCACCTGGGAGCACGACATGCATCTGTATTTCAAACGGGCGCACGGCAGTGCCCAGTTGCTTGATTCGCCCCGCCAGCTACTGAACAGACTGGAATCCGAAGTAATCTCGACACAATGA
- a CDS encoding pyridoxal phosphate-dependent aminotransferase, which produces MSERVARRAGIPPFYVMDVWLAAAERQRTHGDLVNLSAGQPSVGAPEPVRAAAAAALHLNQLGYTVALGIPELRAAIAADYQRQHGISVEPDAVVVTTGSSGGFLLAFLACFDVGDRVAMASPGYPCYRNILSALGCEVVEIPCGPETRFQPTAQLLAELDPPVQGVIVASPANPTGTVIPPEELAAIASWCDESGLRLISDEVYHGLVYQGAPQTSCAWQTSRNAVIVNSFSKYFAMTGWRLGWLVVPTELRRAVDCLTGNFTICPPVLSQIAAVSAFSPESTAEADANLQHYSVNRSMLLDGLRRIGVERLAPTDGAFYVYADVSDFTTDSLTFCSKLLDETGVAIAPGIDFDPARGSSYVRLSFAGPTSDIEAALDRLGSWLPSQ; this is translated from the coding sequence ATGAGCGAGCGTGTCGCCCGGCGTGCCGGCATTCCACCGTTCTACGTCATGGACGTGTGGCTGGCGGCGGCCGAGCGTCAGCGCACCCACGGCGACCTGGTGAACCTGTCCGCCGGTCAGCCGAGCGTGGGCGCCCCGGAACCGGTGCGCGCCGCCGCCGCGGCCGCACTGCACCTCAACCAGTTGGGCTACACGGTGGCACTCGGCATCCCGGAGCTGCGTGCGGCGATCGCCGCGGACTACCAGCGCCAGCACGGCATCTCCGTGGAGCCCGATGCGGTGGTGGTCACCACGGGCTCCTCGGGCGGGTTCCTACTCGCGTTCCTAGCCTGTTTCGACGTCGGCGACCGGGTGGCAATGGCCAGTCCCGGTTACCCGTGTTACCGAAACATCCTGTCGGCGTTGGGATGTGAGGTGGTGGAAATCCCCTGTGGGCCGGAAACCCGGTTCCAGCCCACCGCGCAGCTGCTCGCCGAACTGGATCCCCCGGTCCAGGGTGTCATCGTCGCAAGTCCGGCCAATCCCACCGGCACCGTCATCCCGCCGGAAGAGTTGGCCGCGATCGCCTCGTGGTGTGACGAGTCCGGGTTGCGGCTGATCAGCGATGAGGTCTACCACGGCCTGGTTTACCAGGGTGCGCCGCAGACCAGCTGCGCCTGGCAGACATCGCGAAATGCGGTGATCGTCAACAGTTTTTCCAAGTATTTCGCGATGACGGGGTGGCGGCTCGGCTGGCTGGTGGTGCCCACCGAACTGCGCCGCGCGGTGGATTGCCTCACCGGTAATTTCACGATCTGTCCACCGGTGCTGTCGCAGATCGCCGCGGTGTCGGCGTTCAGCCCCGAGTCGACCGCCGAGGCCGACGCCAACCTGCAGCACTACTCCGTCAACCGTTCGATGCTGCTGGACGGATTGCGCCGAATCGGTGTCGAGCGGCTGGCACCCACCGACGGCGCGTTCTACGTCTACGCCGACGTCTCCGACTTCACCACCGACTCATTGACGTTCTGCTCAAAGCTGCTGGACGAGACCGGCGTTGCGATCGCGCCGGGCATCGATTTCGATCCGGCACGGGGCAGCTCCTACGTTCGGCTGTCGTTCGCCGGACCGACGAGCGATATCGAGGCGGCCTTAGACCGACTCGGATCCTGGCTGCCGAGCCAGTAG
- a CDS encoding arylamine N-acetyltransferase family protein produces MAVDLNAYFDRIGYDGATAPTLDVLQALVTAHTRTIPFENLDPFMGVPVDDLSVEALTDKLVRRRRGGYCYEQNGLMGYVLAELGFQVRRFGGRVVWMNPPGAPVPAQTHTLLAVTFPDSDGPYLVDVGFGGQTPTSPLRLAIGGVQQTTHEPYRLDDRGDGLVLQAQVRDQWQPLYEFTTLTRPQIDLTVGSWYVSTHPSSHFVTGLMVAAVTDDARLNLAGRVLTVHRADGSEKIVLDDAATVVSTLRERFGIDVPDPAGLEGRVAALLARQPGSESV; encoded by the coding sequence ATGGCAGTGGATCTGAACGCTTACTTCGACCGCATCGGTTACGACGGCGCCACCGCGCCGACCCTGGATGTGCTGCAGGCCCTGGTGACCGCGCACACCCGCACCATTCCGTTCGAGAACCTCGACCCCTTCATGGGCGTCCCGGTCGACGATCTGAGCGTGGAGGCGTTGACCGACAAGCTGGTTCGCCGCCGCCGCGGCGGATACTGCTACGAGCAGAACGGCTTGATGGGTTATGTGTTGGCAGAACTCGGTTTTCAGGTTCGCCGGTTCGGGGGCCGCGTGGTCTGGATGAATCCGCCGGGCGCGCCGGTTCCCGCCCAGACGCACACCCTGCTGGCGGTGACCTTCCCCGACTCCGACGGGCCGTATCTGGTCGACGTGGGTTTCGGCGGACAGACGCCCACCTCGCCACTGCGCCTGGCGATCGGGGGCGTGCAGCAGACGACGCATGAGCCGTACCGGCTGGACGATCGCGGCGACGGGTTGGTCTTGCAGGCCCAGGTCCGTGACCAGTGGCAGCCGCTGTATGAGTTCACCACGTTGACCCGCCCGCAGATCGATCTGACGGTGGGAAGTTGGTACGTCTCGACGCACCCGTCGTCGCATTTCGTGACCGGTCTGATGGTGGCCGCGGTCACCGACGACGCCCGGCTGAACCTGGCCGGACGCGTCCTGACGGTTCACCGCGCCGACGGCAGCGAGAAGATAGTGCTGGACGACGCGGCCACCGTGGTGAGCACCCTGCGCGAGCGGTTCGGCATCGATGTGCCGGACCCCGCCGGGCTCGAGGGCCGGGTGGCCGCCCTACTGGCTCGGCAGCCAGGATCCGAGTCGGTCTAA
- a CDS encoding serine/threonine-protein kinase: MPEETDGTPVSSGIAEELSAAGFEDARQVGRGGAGVIYRCYETALGRNVAVKVLPSHFDEESRERFLREGYAMGGLSGHPNITHILRVGMTVNNRPYIVMPYHAADSLAVRLRHEGPIPWPEALRIGVKLCGALETAHRNGTLHRDIKPANVLINDYGEPQLSDFGIAHIDGGYETATGFFSGTIDYTAPEVMTGNPATVVADIYSLGATIFALIAGNAAHERRKGEDLIAQYLRISSTGVPDMRPDGIPDAVCSAIEHAMSVDPEQRPASAEAFGRELQAAQRASGLKPDAMAITTMGDNTGRTSVAAPGVSVTTPPPTGVTRQIPPPRRDEIREGPTSAISRSIPPPAPEPAVAENPAEAARILRDAHGTHTQAHVPPAPAAPPPTPAKVANKRNLLLIGAAVLVVLLLVAGGVFLAVSKDNKSTSASSQAPTQAPVKWKPITNARIARDAAATTNADGTIWIFGGVASDGSVTGRHEGYDPAIDEWKGGDDLPVPVQRASAVTWQGNPVVLGGWKTAGAKPVATDQVWRVVNSHWVELPHLLQPRAAAAAAVVGDRIIVTGGVDANGALLNTTEVFDGNSWTLGAPLPTPREMLGAATNGKLVYVVGGASGSTDSAAVEAYDPDAKTWTTLPPLPRPRSDLGVAIADGRLVVAGGLSGGEVLKSVSVLDLMAKSWDSLPDMATARHGMAIAAVDKTVYAIGGSTGPADQQVISSAEALTLPARKTQPAAQWRTLPDAKSPRLMMAWTVQGDKIWVISGLYNGAVLATVESYDPRSGVWETGPPLPVPLHHAAAATYRNEVVVLGGTTDNLAEASNKVFALRGSSWVELPALTHARAAPAAAVVGDKLVVVGGQNAKKLVPQTEVFDGNSWTDAANMPTPREHLAAVSDGTYVYSVGGRFLSADKNSAAFERFDPQSGAWTKLVDMPTPRGSYGATFIDGRVVAVGGEEPTQVLAVVEAYDIADGKWSTLPPMPTARHGEAVATVGHTIYVIGGANRPSHEGGTATVEALDFM; encoded by the coding sequence ATGCCTGAGGAAACCGACGGCACCCCAGTTTCAAGCGGCATCGCCGAAGAACTCAGCGCGGCCGGATTCGAGGACGCGCGACAGGTCGGCCGCGGCGGCGCCGGCGTGATCTATCGCTGCTACGAAACGGCGCTGGGACGAAATGTCGCGGTGAAGGTGTTGCCTTCGCACTTCGACGAGGAGAGCAGGGAGCGATTCCTGCGTGAGGGCTACGCGATGGGCGGGCTCTCCGGGCACCCGAACATCACCCACATCCTGCGTGTCGGGATGACGGTCAACAACCGGCCTTACATCGTGATGCCGTATCACGCCGCGGATTCCCTTGCGGTCCGACTGCGTCACGAGGGACCCATCCCCTGGCCCGAAGCATTGCGGATCGGGGTGAAACTTTGTGGCGCGCTGGAGACCGCTCATCGCAACGGCACGCTGCACCGCGACATCAAGCCGGCCAACGTGCTCATCAACGATTACGGCGAGCCGCAACTGAGCGACTTCGGCATCGCCCACATCGACGGCGGTTACGAGACGGCGACCGGGTTCTTCTCCGGGACGATCGACTACACCGCACCCGAAGTGATGACCGGCAACCCCGCCACCGTGGTCGCCGATATCTACTCGCTGGGCGCCACCATCTTTGCGCTGATCGCCGGGAACGCCGCCCATGAGCGCCGCAAAGGCGAGGACCTGATCGCCCAATATCTGCGGATCAGCTCGACCGGGGTACCCGACATGCGTCCGGACGGGATTCCTGATGCCGTGTGCTCGGCAATCGAGCATGCGATGTCGGTGGACCCGGAGCAGCGGCCGGCATCGGCCGAGGCGTTCGGCCGCGAGCTGCAGGCCGCGCAGCGCGCCAGCGGGTTGAAGCCGGACGCGATGGCCATCACCACCATGGGCGACAACACCGGTCGGACGTCGGTTGCGGCGCCGGGCGTCTCGGTGACTACGCCGCCGCCGACCGGCGTGACGCGGCAGATCCCGCCGCCGCGCCGCGACGAAATCCGGGAAGGCCCCACGTCCGCGATCAGCCGGTCGATTCCACCGCCGGCACCGGAGCCCGCCGTTGCGGAAAACCCTGCCGAGGCCGCGCGGATCCTGCGCGACGCGCACGGCACCCATACGCAAGCGCACGTTCCGCCGGCACCGGCGGCACCGCCGCCCACACCCGCCAAGGTGGCCAACAAGAGGAACCTCCTGCTGATCGGGGCGGCGGTCCTGGTCGTGCTGCTGTTGGTGGCCGGCGGCGTCTTCCTCGCGGTGTCCAAGGACAACAAGAGCACAAGCGCGAGCAGCCAAGCGCCGACGCAGGCGCCGGTGAAGTGGAAGCCGATCACCAACGCCCGCATCGCACGAGACGCGGCCGCGACCACGAATGCGGACGGCACCATCTGGATCTTCGGCGGCGTAGCCAGCGACGGCAGTGTCACCGGACGGCATGAGGGTTATGACCCCGCCATCGATGAATGGAAAGGCGGCGACGACCTACCCGTTCCGGTTCAGCGCGCCAGCGCGGTGACCTGGCAAGGCAACCCCGTCGTGCTCGGCGGCTGGAAGACCGCGGGCGCCAAACCCGTTGCGACCGATCAGGTTTGGCGCGTGGTGAACAGCCATTGGGTGGAGTTGCCACACCTGTTGCAACCGCGGGCGGCTGCTGCGGCGGCGGTGGTCGGTGACCGCATCATTGTCACCGGCGGTGTGGATGCCAACGGTGCGTTGCTGAACACGACCGAGGTCTTCGACGGCAATTCCTGGACCCTCGGCGCTCCGCTGCCGACGCCGCGAGAGATGCTGGGCGCGGCGACCAATGGCAAGTTGGTGTACGTGGTCGGCGGAGCCAGCGGAAGCACCGACTCGGCCGCGGTTGAGGCTTACGACCCGGACGCAAAAACCTGGACGACGTTGCCGCCGCTGCCGCGGCCGCGCAGCGATCTCGGCGTGGCGATCGCCGACGGCCGCCTGGTCGTAGCCGGCGGCTTGTCGGGCGGTGAAGTGCTCAAGAGCGTGTCGGTGCTGGACTTGATGGCGAAAAGCTGGGACAGCTTGCCCGACATGGCGACAGCGCGACACGGCATGGCGATCGCCGCCGTGGACAAGACGGTGTACGCGATCGGCGGGTCGACCGGACCCGCCGATCAGCAGGTGATCTCCTCGGCCGAAGCCCTGACGCTGCCGGCCCGCAAGACTCAGCCCGCGGCGCAATGGCGCACGCTGCCCGACGCGAAGAGCCCGCGGTTGATGATGGCGTGGACGGTGCAGGGCGACAAGATCTGGGTGATCAGCGGCCTCTACAACGGCGCCGTTCTCGCCACGGTCGAAAGCTACGACCCACGCAGCGGGGTGTGGGAGACCGGGCCGCCATTGCCGGTGCCACTGCATCACGCGGCGGCGGCCACCTACCGCAACGAGGTGGTTGTGCTCGGAGGTACGACCGACAACCTCGCCGAGGCCTCAAACAAGGTCTTCGCGCTGCGTGGCAGCAGCTGGGTTGAATTACCCGCCCTGACCCACGCTCGGGCCGCCCCCGCGGCGGCGGTGGTCGGTGACAAACTCGTCGTCGTCGGCGGCCAGAATGCCAAGAAACTCGTGCCCCAAACCGAGGTCTTCGACGGCAATTCCTGGACAGACGCCGCCAACATGCCGACGCCACGCGAGCACCTGGCCGCGGTATCCGACGGCACCTACGTCTACAGTGTCGGCGGCCGGTTCCTGTCGGCCGACAAGAATTCCGCGGCGTTCGAGCGGTTCGACCCGCAATCGGGTGCCTGGACCAAGCTGGTCGACATGCCGACCCCGCGCGGAAGTTACGGCGCCACGTTCATCGACGGGCGGGTCGTGGCGGTCGGTGGCGAGGAGCCGACACAGGTGCTGGCCGTGGTTGAGGCCTACGACATCGCCGACGGCAAATGGTCGACGCTGCCCCCGATGCCGACCGCGCGCCACGGTGAGGCGGTGGCGACGGTGGGCCACACCATCTACGTGATCGGTGGCGCGAACCGGCCGTCACACGAGGGCGGTACCGCGACCGTCGAGGCACTCGACTTTATGTAG
- a CDS encoding toxin-antitoxin system HicB family antitoxin: protein MNRYTFRAEWCPDFGEYRGKCLEFPFITQRAPKAQQAVALVAKAVERHLKTLHEEGTEAPPALTERDYSGTVIVRTSRALHTQLAIEAVEQGVSMNHWVVQQLSGRQAKPSFGELFFD from the coding sequence GTGAACCGGTACACGTTCCGCGCCGAATGGTGCCCGGACTTCGGCGAGTATCGCGGCAAGTGCCTCGAGTTTCCTTTCATTACCCAACGCGCGCCCAAGGCCCAGCAAGCAGTTGCGTTGGTGGCCAAGGCAGTCGAACGGCACCTCAAGACGCTGCATGAGGAAGGCACGGAAGCGCCACCTGCGCTCACCGAGCGCGACTACAGCGGAACCGTCATCGTGAGAACGTCGCGGGCCTTACACACCCAGCTCGCCATTGAAGCGGTCGAGCAAGGAGTTTCGATGAATCACTGGGTGGTGCAACAGCTTTCAGGCCGCCAGGCGAAGCCTAGTTTCGGCGAACTCTTCTTCGACTGA
- a CDS encoding CHAD domain-containing protein, with protein sequence MAAALDDGSAAMLHRARKASKRARYAAELRKPLDRGAKRTVKQYKQIQTVLGDHQDAVVATEVLRRMAVAAGTTPGENGFTFGLLYAREQEIAEWCREDVRERG encoded by the coding sequence TTGGCCGCGGCGCTTGACGACGGTTCCGCAGCCATGTTGCATCGGGCCCGCAAGGCCTCGAAGCGCGCTCGCTACGCCGCCGAATTGAGAAAGCCTCTAGACCGCGGCGCGAAGCGAACCGTCAAGCAATACAAGCAGATCCAGACTGTCCTGGGCGATCATCAGGACGCGGTGGTGGCCACCGAAGTGCTGCGGCGGATGGCGGTGGCAGCGGGAACGACGCCCGGGGAGAACGGATTCACATTCGGCTTGCTTTATGCGCGCGAGCAGGAGATTGCGGAGTGGTGCCGCGAGGACGTGCGCGAGCGCGGGTGA
- a CDS encoding CHAD domain-containing protein: MASQSSAAVADYLNAQIDHIVAGSVGLRNGEDPIHDTRVAIRRLRSTVRVFAKVLDGTGDLDDDLKWFAGLLGEVRDCQVQRRRFTAAIDDLPRELVLGPVKSRIRNDLRAVELPARRRVSEEMESDRYQALMAVLQEWRIRPPVVRGCRAKRCASRLPGPPARPIGGWPRRLTTVPQPCCIGPARPRSALATPPN, translated from the coding sequence GTGGCGAGCCAGTCTTCTGCGGCGGTCGCCGACTATCTGAACGCGCAGATCGATCACATAGTCGCCGGCTCCGTCGGGCTGCGCAACGGCGAGGATCCCATTCACGACACTCGGGTGGCGATCCGGCGGCTGCGCAGCACGGTGCGGGTGTTCGCGAAAGTCCTGGACGGTACCGGCGACCTGGATGACGACCTGAAGTGGTTCGCCGGGTTACTCGGCGAGGTCCGCGACTGCCAGGTGCAGCGGCGCCGCTTTACCGCCGCGATCGACGATCTGCCCCGCGAGCTGGTGCTGGGCCCGGTCAAGTCGCGTATTCGCAATGACCTTCGCGCCGTGGAGCTGCCGGCACGCCGGCGGGTCAGCGAGGAGATGGAGTCGGACCGCTACCAGGCTCTGATGGCGGTCTTGCAGGAATGGCGGATACGGCCTCCCGTCGTCCGGGGGTGTCGCGCAAAGCGTTGTGCAAGCAGGCTTCCCGGGCCGCCCGCAAGGCCGATCGGCGGTTGGCCGCGGCGCTTGACGACGGTTCCGCAGCCATGTTGCATCGGGCCCGCAAGGCCTCGAAGCGCGCTCGCTACGCCGCCGAATTGA
- a CDS encoding MlaD family protein — MKFNAGITVVIIVVATLLGAGYLTFGVLKVEPTAQPTRLTLLLDNSGGLMPTSQVTMRGIRVGKVSGIRTTPGGLKVSIDLDRGHSIPADSAISIQNLSLVGEQYIDFTPKHIAPPYFSDGTVIPAERVAPAVTVSDLLNKANALLSVLNPTYVNNIVGTVSQVFSGNDAAIDSLAATAGGAARIERDNKQVLAALFGNLATLTTDISDQDVGGVLSRSGERLPSSILALARLTREVDAYAHTGEGVFAPGAPVPTLVANLKQYLDMLSGPLSTFAAALEPATAPLRGFKVDAGHFVDVWESTFSDAGGVRVQVNVPEGHR; from the coding sequence ATGAAATTCAATGCCGGGATCACCGTAGTGATTATCGTGGTCGCCACGCTGCTGGGCGCGGGGTATCTGACATTCGGAGTGCTGAAGGTGGAGCCGACCGCTCAGCCCACCCGGCTTACGCTGCTGCTGGACAACTCCGGTGGGTTGATGCCGACTTCGCAGGTGACCATGCGGGGCATCCGGGTGGGCAAGGTGAGCGGGATCCGCACCACCCCGGGCGGATTGAAGGTGTCGATCGACCTCGACCGTGGACATTCGATTCCCGCGGACAGCGCGATAAGCATCCAGAACCTCTCACTGGTGGGCGAACAGTACATCGACTTCACGCCGAAACACATTGCGCCGCCCTATTTCAGCGACGGCACCGTGATTCCGGCCGAGCGGGTGGCACCCGCCGTCACCGTGAGTGATCTGCTCAACAAGGCCAATGCGCTGCTCTCGGTGCTCAACCCGACCTACGTCAACAACATCGTTGGCACGGTGTCGCAGGTGTTCTCGGGCAACGACGCTGCCATCGACTCGCTTGCCGCCACCGCCGGTGGGGCAGCCAGGATCGAACGTGACAACAAGCAGGTACTTGCCGCACTCTTCGGCAACCTCGCGACGCTGACCACCGACATCAGCGATCAGGACGTCGGCGGAGTGCTCAGCAGAAGCGGCGAGCGGCTGCCCAGTTCAATCTTGGCGCTGGCCAGGCTGACTCGCGAGGTCGACGCGTATGCCCACACCGGCGAGGGCGTGTTCGCCCCCGGAGCCCCGGTCCCCACTCTGGTGGCCAATCTCAAGCAGTACCTCGACATGTTGTCGGGGCCGCTGAGCACCTTCGCGGCGGCACTGGAGCCGGCGACCGCGCCACTGCGCGGATTCAAGGTCGACGCAGGGCACTTCGTCGACGTGTGGGAATCAACTTTCAGCGATGCAGGCGGAGTTCGCGTGCAGGTGAACGTCCCGGAAGGACACCGATGA
- a CDS encoding MlaD family protein, with the protein MMRRWLVAAWVACACLVSGCSLDPARLPVPGAYVPIGKYSIKIEFSSVLNLPARAKVDLGGVQVGVLDRVQLVGSTAVAYVDVNDSVKLPQNTRAELRQATVLGDIYIALLPAENPAPSHLHDGDTIPLRNTVPADNVEDILRSVSTLVSGGSLSTLEESVANFNNAFSKDPAELDRMRQKLAGMLRDLAANQDKIDEILTSTERVSNGLLAETGAFDRLINEGPVRLRAMSAVLPSIVQLLVCAQDLGRYGGELLVPNTPDLLQMLSYITPTVKTIASADTTLPAMADKMIALIRDKLIPFYSNGGPRLSVSVSPATRADEAIAAMRTMGMLP; encoded by the coding sequence ATGATGCGGCGTTGGCTGGTCGCGGCATGGGTGGCCTGTGCGTGCCTGGTGTCGGGCTGCTCACTCGACCCGGCCCGGCTGCCGGTGCCGGGCGCCTATGTTCCGATCGGCAAGTACAGCATCAAGATTGAATTCTCCAGCGTGCTGAATCTCCCGGCGAGGGCGAAGGTGGACCTCGGCGGTGTCCAGGTCGGTGTGCTGGACCGGGTCCAGTTGGTGGGCAGCACGGCGGTCGCCTACGTGGACGTCAACGACAGCGTCAAGCTCCCCCAGAACACCCGGGCCGAGCTGCGGCAGGCAACCGTGTTGGGCGACATCTACATTGCGCTGTTGCCGGCGGAGAATCCGGCGCCTTCCCACTTGCACGACGGCGACACGATACCGCTGCGCAACACCGTCCCCGCCGACAATGTCGAGGACATCCTGCGCTCGGTGTCGACCCTGGTGTCCGGCGGGTCACTGAGCACGCTGGAAGAATCGGTCGCCAATTTCAACAACGCCTTTTCCAAGGACCCCGCCGAGCTGGACCGGATGCGCCAGAAGCTGGCCGGAATGCTGCGCGACCTGGCCGCCAACCAGGACAAGATCGACGAAATCCTCACCAGCACAGAGCGGGTCAGCAACGGATTGCTGGCTGAAACCGGGGCGTTCGACCGCCTGATCAACGAGGGGCCGGTGCGGCTGCGGGCGATGTCCGCGGTGTTGCCCAGCATCGTCCAATTGCTGGTGTGTGCACAGGACCTGGGACGCTACGGCGGGGAGCTTCTCGTGCCCAACACACCTGACCTGCTGCAGATGCTCTCCTACATCACACCGACGGTGAAGACCATCGCGTCGGCCGACACCACCCTGCCGGCGATGGCCGACAAGATGATCGCGCTGATCCGCGACAAGCTGATCCCCTTCTACAGCAACGGTGGTCCGCGGCTCAGCGTGTCGGTCAGCCCCGCAACGCGGGCGGACGAGGCGATTGCGGCGATGCGGACAATGGGGATGCTGCCATGA